In the genome of Zonotrichia albicollis isolate bZonAlb1 chromosome 24, bZonAlb1.hap1, whole genome shotgun sequence, one region contains:
- the LOC141731650 gene encoding olfactory receptor 14C36-like — MSSSSSIRHFLLLPLADTRQLQLLHFCLLLGISLAALLGNGLLISAIACSHHLHTPMFFFLLNLALTDLGSICTTVPKAMHNSLWDTRNISYTGCAAQVFFFVFCGITDYFLLTIMCYDRYVSICTPLHYGTLLGSRACAHMAAAAWASAFLYSLLHTANTFSLPLCHGNALGQFFCEIPQILKLACSKSHLRELGLLVFSICFGFGCFVFIVFSYVQIFRAVLRIPSEQERHKAFSTCLPHLAVVSLFFCTVIFAYLKPPSMSSPSLDLALSVLYSVVPPALNPLIYSMRNQELKAAVCRLMTGSFQKN; from the coding sequence atgtccagcagcagctccatcaggcacttcctcctgctgccattggcagacacgcggcagctgcagctcctgcacttctgcctcttgctgggcatctccctggctgccctcctgggcaacggcctcctcatcagcgccatagcctgcagccaccacctgcacacgcccatgttcttcttcctgctcaacctggccctcactgacctgggctccatctgcaccactgtccccaaagccatgcacaattccctctgggacaccaggaacatctcctacacaggatgtgctgcacaggtctTCTTTTTTGTGTTCTGTGGTATAACAGATTatttcctcctgaccatcatgtgctacgatcgctatgtgtccatctgcacacccctgcactacgggaccctcctgggcagcagagcttgtgcccacatggcagcagctgcctgggccagcgcctttctctattcactgttgcacacagccaatacattttccctgcccctgtgccatggcaatgccctgggccagttcttctgtgaaatcccacagatcctcaagctcgcCTGCTCCAAATCCCACCTCAGGGAACTGGGGCTCCTtgtgttttctatctgtttcggttttggttgttttgtgttcattgttttctcctatgtgcagatcttcagggctgtgctgaggatcccctctgagcaggaacggcacaaagccttttccacctgtctccctcacctggccgtggtctccctgttcttTTGCACTGTCAtatttgcctacctgaagcccccctccatgtcctccccatccctggatctggccctgtcagttctgtattcggtagtgcctccagccctgaaccccctcatttACAGCATG